The sequence below is a genomic window from Ctenopharyngodon idella isolate HZGC_01 chromosome 11, HZGC01, whole genome shotgun sequence.
tacattcaGTTGTGATTTAGTGTATTTTCTTCTGTAGTGTTTTATCGTTTGGACAGTTGATCCGAGAGCCAATCCAGTCCTTCATATAACCCTGACCCTTGAACCGCACATGTGGGCTGAACGAAccactgagagagagacagagaaacacATGTGACCTCACACATCTGCAGCTCTATTCCACCACCAACATGAGTCTGTGTGTCACTCACTCACCTGTCTTCCTCTCAGTGCGTGTAAACCCAGTCTCTCTGTCAGCTCGTGGACCGCCATGGCTTTGGGTAAATCCTGCTTGTTAGCGAGAACTAACAGAACAACGTCTCTCATCTCATCCTCCGCCAGCTGAAAAGGTTCGAGTGGATTTAGACATGATGCACGAACACAATATTACATGTAGACTTGATTATAGTGAACTTAGATGACTTACCATCATTTTCAGCTCCTCTGCTGCCGTTTCAATCCTGTCCTGATCACTGCTGTCCACCACAAAGATCAGACCCTGaatcatacaaacacacacactttgttcagcgcatttcattaaaaacagctGGTTAGATTTGGAATTTGAACTGAACACATCATTACCTTAGTGTTCTGATAGTAATGTCTCCAGAGGCGTCTGATAATGTCCTGACCCCCGACATCCCAAACCGTGAAAGAGATGTTTTTATATTCAACTGTCTCAACGTTAAAACCTAGAGAGAATCAGAGCCAGTCATTATCAATCACAGTGATTCAGTActtatgtaatataatactatCTTTGTTTCTTAagaattaaaacatttgtttgacCAAGTTTCTTACCTAGAGTTGGAATAGTTGTGACAACTTCACCAAGTTTGAGTTTGTAGAGGACTGTTGTTTTCCCTGCTGCATCCAGACCAACTTGGAGaagaaatttttacatttatttccaCAATTAACATGCACACAATTCATAATTGGAATATTTTCTGaggttttattacatttttatgtatcaATTCATATGTACTAGagaaatatttgttaaaaaatagattcttaaaaaaaacaaaaaaaaaacatgtactcACCCATAAGCAACCTCATCTCTTTTTTCTCAAAGAGACGTGAGAAAATGTGAGAGAAGAAGACGCccattttaaaaaagtgcaGATGTGAAAGCTATTTGCTGTATTTAGTGAAAATAAATATCCAGAGATCGAGGCTCAGATTGTTAGTGTGAGGatggtgtgagtgtgtgagtgtttatATAGGCTTTTTTGCTTTcggtttgactgacagctcaACACCGCCACCCTCATTCAAGTCGCGCGCAGTTTCTCTCGTTGCAAATCCAGCGCGTTAGAAATGACGTCACGTCATCATCACGTGTCTAAACAAAGTGCAAAATAATCAGAAACAACAGTTATTagttttggtgatcaaagagt
It includes:
- the LOC127522129 gene encoding ADP-ribosylation factor 4-like, encoding MGVFFSHIFSRLFEKKEMRLLMVGLDAAGKTTVLYKLKLGEVVTTIPTLGFNVETVEYKNISFTVWDVGGQDIIRRLWRHYYQNTKGLIFVVDSSDQDRIETAAEELKMMLAEDEMRDVVLLVLANKQDLPKAMAVHELTERLGLHALRGRQWFVQPTCAVQGSGLYEGLDWLSDQLSKR